The Neomonachus schauinslandi chromosome 11, ASM220157v2, whole genome shotgun sequence genome contains a region encoding:
- the LOC123326215 gene encoding 10 kDa heat shock protein, mitochondrial-like — protein sequence MAGQAFRKFLPLFDRVLAERSAAETVMKGGIMLPEKSQGKVLQATVVAVGSGSKGKGEEIEPVSVKVGDKVLLPEYGGTEVVLDDKDSFLFRDGDILG from the coding sequence ATGGCAGGGCAGGCGTTTAGAAAGTTTCTTCCCCTCTTTGACCGAGTTTTAGCTGAAAGGAGCGCAGCTGAAACTGTAATGAAAGGAGGTATTATGcttccagaaaaatctcaaggaaaagtGTTGCAAGCAACAGTAGTAGCTGTTGGATCGGGCTCTAAAGGAAAGGGTGAAGAGATTGAACCAGTTAGTGTGAAAGTTGGAGATAAAGTTCTTCTCCCAGAATATGGAGGCACCGAAGTAGTTCTAGATGACAAGGATTCTTTCTTATTTAGAGATGGTGACATTCTCGGATAG